The Halichondria panicea chromosome 8, odHalPani1.1, whole genome shotgun sequence DNA segment TTCAATATTTTTTTTCAATCTGAATGTTACTGTATTCTTCAAGAGTCTGTTTCGTAGTCTCAAGATCTCTTTAGTTGCTAGTGAAAGATGAAGCTGAGCATCTTCCTCGTGTTTACCTAGATCCTTTCTAAGAGGTTTCTCTCCACAGCCAATACTAAAGTATGTGCAGCGTACTGGTTCATTTGGGCAGACCAATGAATGACGTGATTCGTCACAGCGAGAGATTTGTAGTGAGCATTGTTTGCATGTTATCTCTACTTTAGGACAGACTTCCAGATGTGTAGTAGTTCTCTCATCATACACACCAGCTTCCCTGCAGTGTGGGCATGTGTACTGTCTCTTGGGGCACTCGTTTAGTTCATGGCTTATGGCATTCCTGAACTCCATTTCTTTCTGACATTTTGTACACAAATGTGGTCGATTTGGACAGTTAGTAAGGCGGTGATAATCAATGTTTTTCCGTGTGATTCCAATGTTACAACCATTTGGGCAAGGAACTAAAATGTTCTCACAGACTTTCTGTATGTGGTCTTCTAGTGATCGAAGCTCTCCCTTCCAGTCACAGTCTTTTGGACATCGAACCAAGAGTGACTTCACCTCTTGCTCACCTAAATGCACAGAAACATGTCATTAACTGAAAGCTAATATTTTATCTACATTTTGTATTTGTACTCACTTTTAAGGTCGTGAAAAACAGTAGATAGCCCCAATTGCAAGAGTGGTCTTCTACAGTGTGGACAGTCATTGCTGAGGGTCTTGTGCTTGTCAATACACACTTTACAGAATAGCTTCCCACAGCCGCCATGTTGTTGTGGCTCCCTAACTACTAGCAGACAGATGAGACACTTGAGAGAGTCTGCAGGTTCTTCTATGAAATTGTAGTCATAACCTCCATCATTGAGTGATAGGCTAGAAAACTGGCCAAACATGTTTAGTTCAACTATAGACAGCACATGTCTAGTCACATGATGTGTATtcagtgctgtgtgtgtgggtgtcccTATGAATATGTTTTGCGGCCACAATTATTTGTTCAATTAGGCTTTAACTGGATTGGCACCACTTTCGTACGTTTTAGCAGTTTCAGTTAATTATTAATATCTCAATTGGACATTATTAGTTCACAGCAGAAAATGTCCTATATACGTGATACTGTAGCTACACACAGTGAGTACACTCTAGCCATGGCTTGTGTTTAGGAGCTTCTGCAGATACTCAAAATATTAGAATATCGTTGGTGAGGTACTGAGTATTCTTGTCAACATTGTAGTCGAGGTCAGCGTGGGAGATGAAAACATGTCAGCCCCATCCATTTGGTGCTCTCTCAACATCCACCACTCTCTGACTGGCCACATCTGCTGATAATATGAGTGTCTCCTTGAGATGGTTCTTGTCCTCCAGTTGGTTGAGTAGCTCGATTGtgactagcctccttcacaagggaggcctgctactgactgtttgcgcatgcgcaaaattattggataatttccCCATAATGTTTCCTATTAAACTGAAATTTTACCCGaaaaatatcctgaataacatattCACACAAAGAATActacatacacagagctatatagctagctagctagctagagacagagctgtacgtTTAGTTACAGCAGCTATTCTTCTGATAAAGTCTACAtttagactttcaccaaggttagtgtcagatgggcctggcctgtccatataggtattgtcagccttccctccgttcagacgattgtcatccacacggttgcaggctgtgagttctttgttaacatagcaggttaggggtagctattagaatgctatcacaggagctagaaaccttcacaattgcacttctatccactttcttcaatccacttccgtttgttgtgacgtcattgttttactgagcattatacGATAATATCCGGAGTCCCCAGTTTCTGGGGattatgtggcgcatgcgcaaacagtcaataccaggccctctgggatcgaggctagattgTGACTATCCCAGTGAACGGCCGGACAGGGAGTCATCATTGTCTCCCTTCATGAGACAGACACCCAATGAAACATGAGTGCCCTTACCACTACCAATACCATTAGCATGCACTTCGGTACACATCTTATAACCTTCTCCTGAGGTAGAGAAAGGGGGACTAAAAATGTTTTTACATTTTACTTTATTCACTTCAaaatgtttcattttcacTGTTGTGTATTCTTCAAGAGTATTATACAACCAATGTTGTAGTACTTGCAGTGAACTGGTTCATTTGGGCAGACCAATGGATGGTCAGATTCGTCACACCGAGAGATTTGTAGTGAGCATTGTTTGCATGTTATCTCTACTTTAGGACGGACTTCTAGGAGATGAAAATCTAGActttagacataattatttggtgtgtgggtgtccctatgaatataattattttgcataCCAACGATTATCTATTCCTCCATGATGTATACCATGTCTATTCAATTTAAGGCCACACAGA contains these protein-coding regions:
- the LOC135339899 gene encoding TNF receptor-associated factor 4-like, giving the protein MFGQFSSLSLNDGGYDYNFIEEPADSLKCLICLLVVREPQQHGGCGKLFCKVCIDKHKTLSNDCPHCRRPLLQLGLSTVFHDLKSEQEVKSLLVRCPKDCDWKGELRSLEDHIQKVCENILVPCPNGCNIGITRKNIDYHRLTNCPNRPHLCTKCQKEMEFRNAISHELNECPKRQYTCPHCREAGVYDERTTTHLEVCPKVEITCKQCSLQISRCDESRHSLVCPNEPVRCTYFSIGCGEKPLRKDLGKHEEDAQLHLSLATKEILRLRNRLLKNTVTFRLKKNIEFDNQNIFSPAIFTSASGYKLCICVFANGRGDGKGTHVSVYAHLMKGDNDDSLSWPFTGTITVALLNQLEDKNHLKRTLTFSADYVASQRVIDVEKAPNGWGWRKFISHADLVHKPSTNIQYLKDDILIFRLSAEAPDYKPWLE